One Miscanthus floridulus cultivar M001 chromosome 11, ASM1932011v1, whole genome shotgun sequence DNA window includes the following coding sequences:
- the LOC136492165 gene encoding uncharacterized protein yields MGAVPPPPPPPLQRMRDTVRKLLCPRSSQKRQAETPALAPCKVLKVSTSSTARWVVEVQATIQRGAASARANLKEPITQGEATEVATKQAGEAVPMPCEAGALGSGEAEAPSIAEATEGEVEAPRTSEAEVVEAGASRTTEAEVAKARAPGTTKAEVAEAGLGAAEPAAHDAEMGVGQALVPPLVQDLSLSQESAQEVEVHSISSGDTSRGKEVADAEAASTAEQPALTSSEGSSALVQGALHTGIKRALAVVSSHYAGIDLEAISDGYVVVEDDEKAKEEVMKLVEVAKAPSTALARLFEEEVVPPTPTADAGDPEF; encoded by the exons ATgggggccgtgccaccgccgccgccaccaccgttgCAGAGGATGAGGGACACGGTGCGGAAGCTAttgtgtccccgttcgag CCAGAAGCGTCAGGCGGAAACGCCTGCCCTGGCGCCATGtaaggtgctcaaggtgagcaccagctctaccgcccgatgggtggtggaggtgcaggccaccatacagcgtggcgcggcgtcggccagGGCCAACCTGAAGGAGCCGAtcacccaaggagaggctaccgaggtggCCACGAAGCAGGCGGGGGAGGCGGTGCCTATGCCCTGTGAGGCCGGGGCCCTCGGGTCAGGTGAAGCCGAGGCGCCTTCcatcgctgaggccaccgagggcgaggtcgaggcccctaggacctccgaggctgaggtggtggaggccggggcttccaggaccaccgaggccgaggtggcgaaGGCTAGAGCTCCCGGGACCACCAaggccgaggtggcagaggctgggttgggcgcggcagagccggcaGCCCATGATGCGGAGATGGGGGTGGGGCAAGCTTTGGTACCACCCCTAGTCCAAGACCTGTCGCTCTCACAGGAGAGCGCccaggaggtggaggttcattcaatctcctctgGCGATACTTCCCGAGGAAAGGAGGTGGCAgacgccgaggcggccagcaccgcagagcagccagctctgacttccagcgaggggagctcggccctcgtccag ggggcgctgcatacgggcaTCAAGCGTGCCctagccgtcgtctcctcgcactacgccggcatcgacctcgaggctatcagcgatggttacgtcgtggttgaggatgatgagaaggccaaggaggaggtcatgaagctagtGGAGGTGGCTAAGGCCCCTAGCACGGCACTGGCcaggttgttcgaagaggaggtggttcctcctacgccgaccgccgacgctggcgaccctgagttttga